The sequence CCTAATTTTATACAGTCAGTGGTAAACAAATTCGTGAGCGTTATCAGATTAATGGTAAACGAATTGATGATCACTAGTGGTAAAGAAATTCATGAGCGAGTGGTAAACTTTTTCATTGACATTCACATAGTCGCTTCCATTCGACTAAACATTGCCTCTAACTTCTCAGCGATGGTGGATTCAAGAGTATATGAACTAACATTAGGAGAATCAAAACGCTCTAATTGCGTTGGTATATTTATAGTGTCTATTTGAGGAACTACGACATCACCTATGCCAATATCGATGTCAAATGGCGTCCTTGTGTTCAAAATTTTAGCCACAACCTTCAGTCTAATCCCAGGATACTCTTTTTGTTCAGTGATTCTCTCTACTGATTTTATCTGTAAGTCAATAAAACTGTTGTCTGTTTTAGTTTTAATGATATCATCAATCATGACTTTCATTTCATCTGTA is a genomic window of Fusibacter sp. A1 containing:
- a CDS encoding nucleotidyl transferase AbiEii/AbiGii toxin family protein — its product is MKKEKVVLPIAFNDLDGRPTMDIDFLGNHVSNDTDEMKVMIDDIIKTKTDNSFIDLQIKSVERITEQKEYPGIRLKVVAKILNTRTPFDIDIGIGDVVVPQIDTINIPTQLERFDSPNVSSYTLESTIAEKLEAMFSRMEATM